In one Mycobacterium sp. NBC_00419 genomic region, the following are encoded:
- a CDS encoding phytanoyl-CoA dioxygenase family protein: protein MTQNLDSATAAVTSSGLPDPVTDVEAGKAALDQYGLVVHKNVLSPDQVEALKERLIEQADLERQYDVALISNQSFTGKTWYGGADGQTPAWQNVTMLVNKGRVFMDIVLKNPLVHEYCQHAFRGAPYQLSSTSGIIQRKGCESMTIHTDQQWVPVKTETETPVFLNFFFCLSDFEEDMGATRVVPGSHLGPPPQVNFDANKGATSAQATETVPITCKAGDIFSWDGRLWHQSGASTSDKTRYSVGAIWGQSWVKPIDNFLQSLHDDVYEQLSPEELDLLGFRVDAAGRMAPRHPGDRQSTNRKVPYIPELRTGAQNVVELAPGERGDIDTLNSMKAATK, encoded by the coding sequence ATGACACAAAACCTTGATTCCGCGACCGCCGCGGTGACGAGTTCAGGACTACCGGACCCGGTGACGGACGTCGAGGCCGGCAAAGCGGCGCTCGACCAATACGGCCTGGTGGTCCACAAGAACGTTCTCAGTCCCGACCAGGTGGAGGCCCTCAAGGAGCGGCTCATCGAACAAGCGGACTTGGAGCGCCAATACGACGTCGCCCTGATCAGCAATCAAAGCTTCACCGGCAAGACGTGGTACGGAGGAGCGGACGGTCAAACGCCCGCTTGGCAGAACGTGACGATGCTCGTCAACAAGGGCCGCGTCTTCATGGACATCGTGTTGAAAAACCCACTCGTTCACGAATACTGCCAGCACGCTTTCCGCGGCGCTCCCTACCAACTGTCCTCGACGTCGGGCATCATCCAGCGCAAGGGCTGCGAGTCCATGACAATTCACACCGATCAACAGTGGGTTCCGGTAAAGACGGAGACGGAGACGCCCGTCTTCCTGAACTTCTTCTTCTGCTTGAGCGACTTCGAAGAAGACATGGGCGCCACGCGCGTGGTCCCAGGCAGCCATCTGGGCCCGCCGCCCCAGGTCAACTTCGACGCGAACAAGGGGGCGACCAGCGCCCAAGCAACCGAGACTGTGCCGATCACCTGCAAGGCGGGCGACATTTTCTCCTGGGACGGCCGCCTCTGGCACCAGTCCGGCGCGTCTACCTCGGACAAGACTCGCTACTCGGTGGGCGCCATCTGGGGGCAGAGCTGGGTGAAGCCGATCGACAACTTCCTGCAGTCCTTGCACGACGACGTCTACGAACAACTGTCGCCCGAGGAACTTGACCTGCTGGGCTTCAGGGTGGATGCCGCGGGGCGAATGGCCCCGCGCCACCCGGGAGACCGCCAGTCGACTAATCGCAAGGTTCCCTACATTCCCGAACTTCGCACCGGTGCCCAGAACGTCGTAGAACTGGCGCCCGGCGAGCGCGGCGACATCGACACGTTGAATTCCATGAAGGCGGCTACGAAGTGA
- a CDS encoding NHL repeat-containing protein: MSRYTVRHNNPADGRWPGSSGGLGTKPDVAPAVDLSGGWSPALWLGAPAPGGLALPPAKPSMAWMYSPRAVFIGEQHLVVADSGNHRVLIWHEMPCRDEQPADVVLGQPDGESEGHGAGGRGPERGMNLPTGVLVHEGRLVVADAWHHRILVWNTVPETSDVAPDVILGQPDASSVLENRGGECSASSLYWPFGIAIVGSTFWVADTGNRRVMGWRNGIPEPGQPADVVLGQPDASAREENRGGPAGPASFRWPHDITGHDELLLIADAGDHRVLGWSPPPQADRDADMVLGQPDFAESGEWPYGPHTNDRFRFPYAACLDTGRLAVADTANNRILLWDGVPVDGRGADHVLAQHDFGSNGENRWTSVQRDTLCWPYGLSLRGDMLAVADSGNNRVMLWRRDR, from the coding sequence ATGAGCCGCTATACCGTTCGGCACAACAACCCGGCCGATGGTCGCTGGCCCGGCAGCTCCGGTGGATTGGGCACCAAGCCTGACGTAGCCCCCGCAGTCGACCTCTCCGGCGGCTGGTCCCCGGCCTTGTGGCTCGGCGCCCCGGCACCCGGTGGCCTGGCGTTGCCGCCCGCGAAGCCGTCGATGGCGTGGATGTACTCACCGCGCGCGGTGTTCATCGGTGAGCAGCATCTTGTGGTGGCCGACTCCGGTAACCACCGGGTGCTGATCTGGCACGAGATGCCCTGCCGCGACGAGCAACCGGCCGACGTCGTCCTCGGTCAGCCTGACGGGGAATCCGAGGGCCACGGCGCGGGTGGCCGCGGCCCCGAGCGGGGGATGAACCTGCCCACCGGGGTTCTGGTGCATGAGGGCAGGCTGGTCGTCGCCGACGCCTGGCACCACCGAATCCTGGTGTGGAACACCGTGCCCGAGACCAGTGACGTGGCACCGGATGTGATTCTCGGTCAGCCCGATGCGTCGTCGGTGTTGGAGAACCGAGGCGGTGAGTGCTCGGCGTCGAGCTTGTACTGGCCCTTCGGGATCGCGATCGTCGGCTCGACGTTCTGGGTTGCCGATACCGGCAACCGGCGGGTCATGGGGTGGCGCAACGGGATTCCCGAGCCGGGGCAGCCGGCCGACGTCGTACTCGGCCAGCCCGATGCCAGCGCCCGCGAGGAGAACCGTGGTGGCCCCGCGGGACCGGCCAGTTTCCGCTGGCCGCACGACATCACCGGCCACGACGAGCTTCTGTTGATCGCCGACGCCGGTGACCACCGCGTGCTGGGATGGTCCCCGCCGCCGCAGGCCGACCGTGACGCCGACATGGTGCTGGGGCAGCCGGATTTCGCCGAGTCCGGCGAGTGGCCGTACGGCCCGCACACCAATGACCGGTTCCGGTTCCCGTACGCGGCGTGTCTTGATACCGGGAGGTTGGCCGTTGCCGATACCGCCAACAATCGGATCCTGTTGTGGGACGGCGTGCCCGTCGACGGTCGCGGCGCCGATCACGTCCTGGCCCAGCATGATTTCGGATCCAATGGCGAGAACCGCTGGACCTCGGTGCAGCGCGACACCCTGTGCTGGCCCTACGGGCTGTCCCTGCGCGGTGACATGTTGGCGGTGGCGGACTCGGGCAACAACCGGGTGATGCTCTGGAGGCGGGACCGATGA
- a CDS encoding NifU family protein: MSTTTERAVSEPTFEELAKRVDDAVAALAGLEPAARAVAEELKAAVEAIHRAGLVTIVRRMRADEPAREALFDLVDDPTVHLLLSLHGIVRPDPITHANQVLATVRPQLHSHGGDVNLVRVEDGTAFVRLEGACNGCSMSSVTLRNLVEEALVQGVPSISAVEVLPNEPSPTLIPVEALLIGRDPAAEGWVKVGPATDLPVDDLTVLTLTAAGADTPVIVVNAGQRLTAYRNECAHEALPLDNAVLDLTTNTLTCPWHGFCYDATSGECLSAPGAQLEQLPLRVDDGDVWVRVGG; the protein is encoded by the coding sequence ATGTCGACGACCACCGAGCGTGCCGTCAGCGAGCCGACTTTCGAGGAGCTGGCCAAACGCGTCGATGATGCGGTGGCGGCACTGGCCGGCCTGGAGCCGGCGGCCCGCGCGGTGGCCGAGGAGCTCAAGGCCGCTGTCGAGGCGATCCACCGCGCCGGGCTGGTGACGATAGTGCGCCGGATGCGCGCCGACGAGCCCGCCCGCGAGGCGCTGTTCGATCTCGTCGACGACCCCACCGTGCACCTGCTGCTGTCGCTGCACGGGATCGTGCGCCCCGACCCGATCACCCATGCCAACCAGGTGCTGGCCACGGTGCGGCCGCAGCTGCACAGCCACGGCGGCGACGTGAACCTGGTGCGGGTGGAGGACGGTACCGCGTTCGTGCGTCTGGAGGGGGCGTGCAACGGGTGCTCGATGTCGTCGGTGACGCTGCGAAATCTGGTGGAAGAGGCTCTGGTACAAGGTGTTCCGTCGATCAGCGCCGTCGAGGTGCTGCCGAATGAACCCTCGCCGACGTTGATTCCGGTGGAGGCCCTGCTGATCGGACGGGACCCGGCCGCGGAGGGATGGGTGAAGGTCGGGCCGGCCACCGATCTGCCGGTCGACGACCTGACGGTGCTGACACTGACCGCCGCCGGTGCGGATACGCCGGTGATTGTCGTCAATGCCGGCCAGCGGCTGACGGCCTACCGCAACGAATGCGCGCACGAGGCGCTGCCGCTGGACAACGCGGTGCTCGACCTCACCACCAACACGCTGACCTGTCCCTGGCACGGCTTCTGCTACGACGCGACCTCGGGGGAGTGCCTCAGTGCCCCCGGCGCCCAACTCGAGCAGCTTCCGTTGCGGGTCGACGACGGTGACGTCTGGGTCCGCGTCGGCGGATGA
- a CDS encoding cytochrome P450: MTALLLDPAEFFGTAAIQDPYPLYNRLREAGPVHRVGDSGFYLVCDWEAITEVVTRTEDFSSNLTATMTYTADGGVAPFTMDKVGGPTHILVTADDPIHAAHRKLVLSQFTAKRVRAFEPLIVEIFDTLWERSLDSGHVEWMESVANRLPMMIVARMIGVPDEDADQLAQWGYASTQLLDGLMSAEELADSMSAITDLSSYILEQLARATADPRDDLIGDLAKACADGRIDQFTAQLILVSLFSAGGESTASLLGTAVGFLATNPDLQTRLRAHPELMGAFVEETLRMEPPFRAHYRHVLRDTELAGVAVPAGSRVLLVWGAANRDPEHFEDPDEFRLDRPNTKGHMSFGKGAHFCLGAPLARLEAMTVLPKLFERTSWFQAADVGPWLPSVLARRYEYLELAVD, translated from the coding sequence ATGACGGCTCTTCTTCTCGACCCCGCCGAGTTCTTCGGGACCGCCGCGATCCAGGATCCGTACCCGCTCTACAACCGGTTGCGCGAGGCCGGACCGGTGCACCGGGTCGGCGATTCCGGCTTCTACCTGGTGTGCGATTGGGAGGCGATCACCGAGGTCGTCACACGGACCGAGGACTTCTCGTCCAATCTGACCGCGACGATGACCTACACCGCCGACGGCGGGGTGGCACCGTTCACCATGGACAAGGTCGGCGGCCCGACCCACATCCTGGTGACCGCTGACGACCCGATCCACGCCGCCCACCGCAAGCTGGTGCTGTCCCAGTTCACCGCGAAGCGGGTGCGCGCCTTCGAGCCGCTGATCGTCGAGATCTTCGACACGCTGTGGGAGCGGAGCCTGGACTCCGGACACGTCGAATGGATGGAGTCGGTGGCCAATCGGCTGCCGATGATGATCGTCGCCCGGATGATCGGCGTGCCCGACGAGGACGCCGACCAGCTGGCTCAGTGGGGGTATGCCTCGACCCAGCTGCTGGACGGGTTGATGTCCGCTGAGGAGCTCGCCGACTCGATGTCGGCGATCACCGATCTGAGCTCCTACATCCTCGAGCAGCTGGCTCGGGCGACGGCCGATCCGCGCGACGATCTGATCGGGGACCTGGCCAAGGCGTGCGCCGACGGGCGGATCGATCAGTTCACTGCCCAGCTGATCCTGGTCTCGCTGTTCAGCGCCGGCGGCGAGTCGACCGCGTCACTGCTGGGCACCGCGGTCGGCTTCCTGGCGACCAACCCCGATCTGCAGACCCGGCTGCGTGCGCATCCCGAACTGATGGGCGCCTTCGTCGAGGAGACGTTGCGGATGGAGCCGCCGTTCCGTGCCCACTACCGACACGTGCTGCGCGATACCGAACTGGCCGGTGTCGCGGTGCCCGCCGGTTCCCGGGTGCTGCTGGTGTGGGGTGCCGCCAACCGCGACCCGGAACATTTCGAGGATCCCGACGAGTTCCGGTTGGACCGGCCGAACACCAAGGGCCACATGAGTTTCGGCAAGGGTGCGCATTTCTGCCTGGGTGCGCCGCTGGCCCGGCTGGAAGCCATGACGGTACTGCCGAAACTGTTCGAGCGGACGTCGTGGTTCCAGGCCGCCGATGTCGGACCGTGGCTGCCCAGCGTTCTGGCGCGCCGATACGAGTATCTGGAACTGGCCGTCGACTAG
- a CDS encoding cytochrome P450, which produces MTTSAAPFDSRLARIFTEVESESQPQDFYHHKAKEVRLERIDGVVHLYRYDDILAVNRHPAVLGQGGRGSILGSSSALIPLELDGPDHMKYRKLLDPLFAPKRVAELESSFRKLAAELIDSFSDEEEVDLYEKFCVPLPCLTFLGLLGAPTEDLDFFLEFKDGVIHAEGNTAEEKMASAAVAGLKLYEYLNALIEERRKHPPRDDLLGTLMEGTVDGEPVTQLELLNMLFLLMFAGLDTVTASMSCIFAWLARNPDERDFLVENPTSIRAAVEELLRYESPVPSGTRYATEDIDLGGEVIHAGEAIHAIWSAANADPAKIDNPLEVKFDRARQIHMVFASGTHRCLGSNLARLELKLAVEEFHRRFPRYHISPGKQPVYSNIAVRMVSYLPVTLRAD; this is translated from the coding sequence ATGACCACATCCGCGGCGCCATTCGATTCGCGGTTGGCGCGAATCTTCACCGAAGTCGAATCCGAGAGTCAACCGCAGGACTTCTACCACCACAAGGCCAAAGAAGTCCGGTTGGAGCGCATCGACGGCGTTGTACACCTGTACCGCTACGACGACATCTTGGCCGTGAATCGCCATCCGGCTGTGCTCGGCCAAGGAGGCCGCGGGTCGATATTGGGTAGTAGCAGCGCGCTCATCCCCTTGGAACTCGATGGCCCGGACCATATGAAGTACCGAAAGCTGCTCGACCCGCTGTTCGCGCCCAAGCGAGTGGCGGAGCTCGAATCGAGCTTCCGAAAGCTGGCCGCTGAACTCATCGACAGCTTCAGCGATGAAGAGGAAGTGGATCTCTACGAGAAGTTCTGCGTACCGCTCCCCTGTCTAACGTTTTTGGGGCTGCTCGGAGCGCCCACCGAAGATCTCGACTTCTTCCTCGAGTTCAAGGACGGGGTGATTCACGCGGAGGGCAATACGGCCGAGGAGAAGATGGCCTCGGCGGCAGTCGCCGGTCTGAAGCTCTACGAGTATCTGAACGCGCTGATCGAAGAGCGCCGCAAGCACCCGCCGCGCGATGACCTGCTCGGCACGCTCATGGAGGGCACCGTCGACGGTGAGCCGGTTACTCAGCTCGAGTTGCTGAACATGCTGTTCCTACTCATGTTCGCCGGCCTTGACACGGTCACCGCGTCGATGTCGTGCATCTTCGCTTGGCTGGCCCGCAATCCTGATGAGCGCGACTTCCTAGTGGAGAATCCCACCTCGATCCGAGCGGCGGTGGAGGAACTGCTGCGGTACGAGTCGCCCGTCCCATCGGGCACCCGGTACGCGACTGAAGACATCGACCTAGGCGGCGAGGTGATACATGCCGGTGAGGCGATTCACGCAATCTGGTCGGCCGCCAACGCCGACCCGGCGAAGATAGATAATCCACTCGAAGTGAAGTTTGACCGTGCGCGGCAGATTCACATGGTGTTCGCCAGCGGAACCCACCGTTGTCTGGGGTCGAACCTGGCTCGGCTGGAACTGAAACTGGCGGTCGAAGAATTCCACCGCCGGTTTCCGCGCTATCACATTTCACCGGGCAAGCAACCGGTGTACAGCAACATCGCTGTCCGTATGGTGAGCTACCTGCCGGTCACCCTGCGAGCCGACTAG
- a CDS encoding phenylacetate--CoA ligase family protein: protein MSTKAEAHDDRFFEPSIETASRDELTALQERRILELVPYAWERSAFYREVWSAVGLDPASVRTIDDFVTKVPTICKDDLRAFRARTGDPFAGLLCVDQAELTSITSTSGSTGTPEPIPEIWSIAAPLPTISARDLWCLGLRPGDRVLIPAGTFRNYFDSFFQMLGVVPVFIDGWIGRGEEVLKAIKQYDIRYLQLFLPTVLEWEKLEDKYDMRDMLSSLKGAAFAGMPLGKAQTAKVRDEWGLNLFTYTSAGDTGTAWEGVEHDGYQLWEDTVFAETLDPVTGTPVGDNQLGELVSTDLDNMAAPYIRFRTGDLVRLNRDPAPSGRTHARMWIAGRSGDEMSVAGKALLLSDVWERVESVPEFSDAMFQVVYDGPASRLHIRLGYSPQSTRDVDELRTRATRVLAEGLGVPIDAEMIDVDSLLAASKSVAKFARKVKA, encoded by the coding sequence ATGAGCACAAAGGCCGAAGCTCACGACGATCGGTTCTTCGAGCCGTCGATCGAGACAGCCAGTCGTGACGAACTCACCGCTCTGCAGGAGCGTCGGATTCTGGAACTCGTGCCGTACGCGTGGGAGCGCTCCGCGTTCTACCGCGAGGTCTGGTCGGCCGTTGGCCTCGATCCCGCGTCGGTCCGTACGATCGATGACTTCGTGACGAAGGTGCCGACTATCTGCAAGGACGACCTTAGGGCGTTCCGGGCCAGGACCGGCGATCCCTTCGCCGGGCTGTTGTGCGTCGATCAAGCCGAGTTGACGTCGATCACCTCCACCTCCGGCAGTACGGGCACCCCCGAACCAATACCGGAGATCTGGTCCATCGCAGCGCCACTGCCCACAATCTCCGCGCGGGACCTGTGGTGTCTGGGCCTTCGCCCGGGCGACCGAGTCCTGATTCCGGCGGGCACGTTTCGAAACTACTTTGACTCGTTCTTCCAGATGCTCGGTGTAGTACCGGTTTTCATCGATGGATGGATCGGCAGGGGCGAAGAGGTACTCAAGGCGATCAAGCAGTACGACATCAGGTACCTGCAGCTCTTCTTGCCGACCGTGCTCGAGTGGGAGAAGCTCGAGGACAAGTACGACATGCGGGACATGCTCTCGTCGCTTAAGGGTGCCGCATTCGCAGGCATGCCGCTCGGCAAGGCGCAGACCGCCAAGGTGCGTGATGAATGGGGACTCAACCTGTTCACCTACACGAGCGCAGGCGACACCGGCACCGCATGGGAGGGCGTTGAGCACGACGGCTACCAACTGTGGGAGGACACCGTGTTCGCCGAGACGCTTGATCCGGTGACAGGGACGCCCGTCGGAGACAACCAATTAGGGGAACTCGTCTCGACCGACCTTGACAACATGGCGGCGCCCTACATCCGTTTTCGGACCGGTGACCTCGTTCGGCTCAATCGCGATCCCGCGCCGAGCGGTCGAACGCACGCCAGGATGTGGATCGCCGGGCGCAGTGGTGACGAGATGTCCGTTGCGGGCAAAGCGCTTCTGCTCTCCGATGTGTGGGAACGTGTGGAGTCGGTGCCGGAGTTCTCAGACGCGATGTTTCAGGTCGTCTACGACGGACCGGCGTCGAGACTGCACATCCGGCTTGGGTACTCGCCCCAGAGCACTCGTGACGTGGACGAGCTCCGCACCCGGGCCACCCGGGTCCTGGCGGAGGGTCTCGGAGTGCCGATCGACGCAGAAATGATCGACGTCGACTCACTGCTTGCAGCCAGCAAGAGCGTCGCCAAGTTCGCCAGGAAGGTGAAGGCATGA
- a CDS encoding nuclear transport factor 2 family protein: MTDVHPNVALARALFEGPSSEAGMTMGGYLEGGWDTLFADDVTYCGTSSHGNLQMALGKEAVFELSREAAQLMEPDERGEELLDCVPFGDELVAVYARCHRRIKSTGERVSYEYVMVVRVEDGQITRGVDVGESKIDEIYRRARGVTDTPKVLTTTVLSARPGN; encoded by the coding sequence GTGACCGATGTCCACCCCAACGTCGCCCTCGCGAGGGCACTGTTCGAGGGTCCTAGTTCCGAAGCGGGCATGACGATGGGGGGCTATCTCGAGGGCGGTTGGGACACGCTCTTCGCTGACGACGTCACCTACTGCGGAACCAGTTCACACGGCAACCTCCAGATGGCGCTCGGAAAGGAGGCGGTGTTCGAATTGTCCCGTGAGGCAGCACAATTGATGGAGCCAGACGAACGGGGTGAGGAGCTACTCGACTGCGTACCATTCGGCGACGAACTCGTGGCGGTCTACGCCAGGTGTCACCGTCGCATCAAGAGCACCGGGGAACGCGTCAGCTATGAGTACGTCATGGTCGTCCGCGTCGAAGACGGTCAGATAACCCGGGGCGTCGATGTCGGGGAAAGCAAGATCGACGAAATTTACCGACGCGCCCGCGGGGTGACGGATACACCGAAAGTACTGACGACGACCGTGCTCTCGGCCCGTCCCGGGAACTAA
- a CDS encoding DUF7065 domain-containing protein: MDFLLWTRICIISGREGGQWLHTGQTIEHVTTLVMVPTERRGSLSDHTFIATGAQAAQLRARSDLTIAEDDGAVSWSIGGRVYKATPDKWHIRGEHAGVSLDLTFTPAHPTLWPWGKSNDPAVVPIWYDIMSEVSGSITVDGKAYTFETHGIREHMTVGKETNNINNNAPYDPIYWNWLINTDFAVWYFRYPGPGLELAFVQVDGEEIAYTTGQITNTVLEHWSDRRSGLSLPCKWNLVLASEKGTLVLDYSAHGRAFFPWVQVLGVRLEIWMLCSASGKFYHPDGRVTVVEEQLMCVNPLQFLTYAEESLSGKIGSLPS; encoded by the coding sequence ATGGACTTCCTGCTGTGGACCCGCATCTGCATCATCTCGGGACGGGAAGGCGGCCAGTGGCTGCACACCGGGCAGACCATCGAACACGTGACCACTCTGGTCATGGTCCCCACTGAGCGTCGCGGCTCGCTGTCGGATCACACCTTTATCGCCACCGGAGCGCAGGCGGCCCAACTACGTGCTCGCTCGGATTTGACCATCGCCGAGGACGATGGCGCCGTCTCATGGTCGATCGGCGGTCGCGTCTACAAGGCGACGCCCGATAAGTGGCACATCCGCGGTGAACACGCCGGAGTGAGCCTCGATTTGACCTTCACCCCGGCGCATCCGACGCTGTGGCCTTGGGGCAAGTCGAATGATCCTGCCGTCGTGCCGATTTGGTACGACATCATGAGCGAAGTCTCGGGAAGCATCACTGTGGACGGGAAGGCCTACACCTTCGAGACCCACGGAATCCGCGAGCACATGACGGTCGGTAAAGAGACCAACAACATCAACAACAATGCGCCTTACGACCCGATCTATTGGAACTGGTTGATCAACACCGACTTCGCGGTCTGGTACTTCCGGTACCCGGGACCGGGGCTCGAGCTGGCATTCGTCCAGGTGGACGGCGAGGAGATCGCCTACACGACGGGTCAGATCACCAACACAGTCCTGGAGCACTGGTCCGATCGCCGAAGCGGGCTGTCGCTGCCCTGTAAGTGGAACCTGGTACTCGCCTCGGAGAAGGGCACGCTTGTACTCGACTACTCTGCCCACGGACGTGCGTTCTTCCCATGGGTGCAGGTGTTGGGCGTGCGACTGGAGATCTGGATGCTGTGCTCGGCCAGCGGAAAGTTCTACCACCCAGATGGCCGGGTCACGGTGGTTGAAGAGCAGCTCATGTGCGTGAATCCGCTGCAATTCCTCACCTACGCCGAGGAAAGCCTGAGCGGCAAGATTGGGAGCTTGCCATCATGA
- a CDS encoding amidohydrolase family protein produces the protein MAQAIASPAVESSIQGEKIWAHSGDSHVMEPEDLWTSRLPKRLADRAPRTERGDKYEVIYVDNKTMTRNLNDFMDAMRPPGFCDLDIRLQDLEQEGVRCQLAFPSVGFWSVDISEPELSQAVAHAWNEWAKDDFMGHQNRIFTPAMMPLVDVADTVRELEWARENGFQSVFLPCTMPADKDWGLDLWKPLWDAAAANDMVLAYHIGTGGAQVVYRGPGGAVVNYMETTYPGMRVISHLVASGALDRHPNLKMLVAEGGAGWVPAIGDRMDEAYRQHGMFVRPRLDRLPSEIIRSQVYTSFQHDISAVQVIEDTNYYNVMWGDDYPHLEGTYGHTQQTLHDIFDTVDPKIKDRVLRGTFEELFDVPDTGELSIKTS, from the coding sequence ATGGCGCAGGCAATCGCTTCTCCGGCAGTGGAGTCGAGCATTCAGGGTGAGAAAATTTGGGCACACTCGGGTGATTCTCATGTGATGGAACCGGAGGATCTCTGGACCTCCCGACTGCCCAAGCGTTTGGCCGATCGAGCACCCCGAACCGAACGGGGTGACAAGTACGAAGTCATCTACGTCGACAACAAGACGATGACCCGGAACCTCAACGACTTCATGGATGCCATGCGGCCGCCCGGATTCTGCGACCTCGACATTCGTCTGCAGGATCTTGAGCAGGAGGGCGTGCGTTGCCAGCTAGCCTTCCCGTCGGTCGGCTTCTGGTCGGTCGATATTAGTGAACCCGAACTGTCACAAGCGGTGGCCCACGCGTGGAACGAATGGGCCAAGGACGATTTCATGGGCCACCAGAACCGCATCTTCACGCCGGCGATGATGCCCCTCGTCGATGTCGCAGATACCGTCCGAGAACTGGAGTGGGCGCGGGAGAACGGATTTCAGTCCGTTTTCCTGCCGTGCACGATGCCCGCGGATAAGGACTGGGGGTTGGATCTGTGGAAGCCGCTGTGGGACGCCGCCGCCGCCAACGACATGGTGTTGGCCTATCACATCGGCACGGGCGGTGCGCAGGTGGTCTACCGGGGTCCCGGTGGCGCAGTGGTGAATTACATGGAGACGACCTATCCCGGTATGCGCGTGATCTCGCACCTGGTCGCCAGCGGAGCCCTCGACCGCCATCCCAACCTCAAGATGCTGGTCGCCGAGGGTGGCGCCGGATGGGTACCGGCCATCGGCGACCGCATGGACGAGGCTTACCGTCAGCACGGCATGTTCGTGCGGCCGCGACTGGATCGGCTCCCGAGTGAGATCATCCGTTCGCAGGTGTACACGTCTTTTCAGCACGACATCAGTGCCGTGCAGGTTATCGAGGACACCAACTACTACAACGTCATGTGGGGTGACGACTACCCTCACCTCGAGGGCACGTACGGACACACGCAGCAGACGTTGCACGACATCTTCGACACCGTAGATCCCAAGATCAAGGACCGCGTGCTGCGCGGTACCTTCGAGGAACTGTTCGATGTTCCGGATACGGGTGAACTGAGCATCAAGACGTCCTGA
- a CDS encoding TetR/AcrR family transcriptional regulator, with protein sequence MPGIRQMQRESAMELISQVAVQMIARGGYDAMTLANVGQLAGYSRGLATHHFGSKAGLLESVLGTILAKNAEVFRSVTEGKVGRERFAAIIDSALSRCVEAPDQARAYLMLTLEPTATWAAARLIDQTIQFREAAEDAARDAIARGEISSDWHPADVASIASAMARGYAYEWAADPQTDLMDARRRVATFVASLGGNSMPPKRTSTAVDTRRGSRTRDSKKAAADDPSG encoded by the coding sequence ATGCCCGGTATTCGCCAGATGCAACGCGAGAGCGCCATGGAACTCATCAGCCAAGTTGCGGTTCAGATGATTGCGCGTGGCGGCTATGACGCAATGACCCTGGCCAATGTGGGACAGCTCGCTGGTTACAGCCGTGGCCTGGCTACCCACCACTTCGGTTCGAAGGCCGGATTACTCGAATCCGTGCTCGGCACCATCCTTGCCAAGAATGCTGAAGTGTTCAGATCCGTCACCGAAGGCAAAGTGGGCCGAGAGCGATTCGCCGCCATCATCGACTCCGCGCTGTCCCGATGCGTCGAAGCGCCCGACCAGGCACGGGCGTACTTGATGTTGACGCTGGAACCGACGGCCACATGGGCAGCGGCAAGGCTCATCGATCAGACAATCCAGTTTCGTGAGGCGGCCGAGGACGCAGCGAGGGATGCCATTGCGCGGGGCGAGATTTCGTCAGACTGGCATCCGGCGGACGTTGCAAGCATCGCCTCGGCCATGGCCCGAGGCTACGCGTATGAATGGGCTGCCGATCCGCAGACAGATCTCATGGACGCACGACGGCGCGTCGCGACATTCGTAGCATCCCTGGGCGGCAACTCAATGCCACCAAAGAGAACCTCCACTGCGGTTGACACTCGGCGAGGCAGCCGCACCCGGGACTCGAAGAAGGCAGCCGCCGATGACCCTTCAGGTTGA